A single window of Acetohalobium arabaticum DSM 5501 DNA harbors:
- the yvcK gene encoding gluconeogenesis factor YvcK family protein, whose translation MIKVKLFKWLYPGLKIKRWLILSIIGILMISIGLTVMLGFEFLGLLEGKLLTFIYSLTGRFSEWINIISGLVIMGLGIVFVTYGITKMINSIIEALLPENEEELVELIYQQRHLKRGPEIVVIGGGTGLPTMLRGIKEFTSNITAVVTVADDGGSSGVLRDELNILPPGDIRNCLVALANTEELMERLFQYRFDTGEELGGHSFGNLFIATLSKVLGDFEKAVKKSSKVLAIKGQVLPSTLEDVVLSAETEEGSIIEGESNISKTDGNIKEVFLKPKDCSSLPEVIEAIEEADAVVLGPGSLYTSVIPNLLVSDLTEAIKESEALKIYNCNIMTQPGETTGYTVSDHVQALYDHAGSEIVDYVLVNNEQIPAELLAKYEEEGASPVEIDSRELEKLNINLVEAPLLNKEDLVRHNSYKLAEVIIKLIIKFKEEADQSSLIDLYLRDKYRKR comes from the coding sequence GTGATTAAAGTGAAGCTTTTTAAGTGGTTATATCCAGGATTAAAAATAAAACGGTGGTTGATTTTATCGATTATTGGTATTTTGATGATCAGTATTGGATTGACTGTTATGTTGGGGTTTGAATTTTTAGGATTATTAGAAGGGAAGCTATTGACTTTTATTTATAGTTTGACTGGTCGTTTTTCTGAATGGATAAATATTATAAGTGGTTTAGTAATTATGGGGCTTGGAATTGTTTTTGTTACTTATGGAATTACTAAAATGATTAATTCCATTATTGAAGCTTTACTACCGGAAAATGAAGAGGAATTAGTGGAATTAATCTACCAACAGCGTCATCTCAAGCGGGGGCCTGAAATTGTTGTTATCGGCGGCGGTACCGGACTACCTACTATGCTTAGAGGAATCAAGGAGTTTACCAGTAATATTACAGCAGTAGTGACTGTAGCTGATGATGGAGGAAGTTCAGGGGTTTTGAGAGATGAATTGAATATCTTACCTCCGGGAGATATTCGTAACTGTTTAGTTGCTTTAGCTAATACTGAGGAGTTGATGGAAAGACTATTCCAGTATAGATTTGATACTGGAGAAGAATTGGGCGGCCATAGTTTTGGTAATCTATTTATAGCTACTCTATCAAAGGTGCTTGGGGATTTTGAAAAGGCGGTTAAGAAGTCAAGTAAGGTATTAGCTATTAAGGGACAAGTTTTACCTTCGACTTTAGAAGATGTTGTCTTATCTGCTGAAACTGAAGAGGGAAGTATTATTGAAGGTGAATCTAATATTTCCAAGACTGATGGAAATATTAAAGAAGTATTTCTGAAACCAAAGGACTGCAGTTCACTACCGGAGGTTATTGAAGCTATTGAAGAAGCTGATGCTGTAGTTTTAGGACCGGGTAGTCTATATACCAGTGTGATTCCTAATTTATTAGTTTCTGATCTTACCGAGGCTATCAAAGAAAGTGAGGCTTTGAAGATATACAACTGTAATATTATGACGCAGCCAGGTGAAACTACTGGTTATACTGTGTCTGACCATGTTCAAGCTTTATATGATCATGCTGGTTCAGAGATAGTGGATTACGTATTGGTGAATAATGAACAGATTCCAGCTGAATTATTGGCCAAATATGAAGAAGAAGGAGCCAGTCCAGTAGAGATTGACTCTAGAGAGTTAGAAAAGCTGAATATTAATCTTGTAGAGGCCCCTTTATTGAATAAAGAAGATCTTGTTCGGCATAATTCGTATAAACTGGCTGAGGTTATCATTAAGTTGATTATTAAGTTTAAGGAAGAAGCAGACCAGAGTTCATTGATTGATCTTTATTTGCGAGATAAGTACAGAAAGAGATAG
- the whiA gene encoding DNA-binding protein WhiA: MSFSDQVKNEAARIKVENKCCGWAQLAALIKVNGSLEIVRKRLALKMVSQHAAVARQTYQLLKERFNLLTKIMVRRNMYLNKDNYYIIKLPPQKGIKELLMNCGLIENDYRLNYRIKDSLVTNKCCKQAYLRGSFLGGGSVNNPESSYHLEIRVHKQDYAQQLAELAINSFGLDFGIRRKNSDSLLYLKNAEEIVKVLNIIGAHNSLLDFENTRVVKEVRNQVNRIVNCETANLNKTIEAAREQIGNIKLIEMIKGLDSLSPSLQEIAELRLENPYASFKELGELLEPTLSKSGVNHRLRRINKLADRLRDERNLSS; this comes from the coding sequence ATGTCTTTTAGTGATCAAGTGAAGAATGAAGCAGCAAGAATAAAAGTGGAGAATAAATGCTGTGGTTGGGCTCAGCTAGCGGCTTTAATTAAGGTTAATGGTTCTTTGGAGATTGTTAGAAAGAGGTTAGCCTTAAAAATGGTTTCTCAGCATGCTGCAGTGGCTAGACAGACATACCAATTATTGAAAGAACGATTTAATCTATTGACTAAGATTATGGTAAGAAGGAATATGTATCTCAATAAAGATAATTATTATATTATCAAATTACCGCCGCAGAAAGGGATTAAAGAACTATTAATGAATTGTGGTTTAATAGAAAATGATTATAGATTGAATTATAGAATTAAGGATAGCTTAGTGACAAATAAGTGTTGTAAGCAGGCTTATCTTAGAGGCAGCTTTTTAGGTGGGGGTTCTGTAAATAATCCTGAATCCAGTTATCACTTAGAGATTAGAGTTCATAAACAGGATTATGCTCAACAGCTTGCTGAGTTAGCTATTAATAGTTTTGGTTTAGATTTTGGGATTAGACGTAAGAATAGTGATTCTCTTCTTTATCTGAAGAATGCTGAAGAAATTGTTAAGGTTTTAAATATTATTGGTGCTCATAATTCATTACTAGATTTTGAAAATACCAGAGTAGTAAAGGAAGTTAGAAATCAGGTTAATCGAATTGTTAATTGTGAAACGGCAAATTTGAATAAAACTATTGAAGCGGCTCGGGAACAGATTGGAAATATTAAATTGATTGAAATGATTAAAGGATTGGATTCATTGTCGCCTAGTTTACAGGAGATAGCAGAGTTGAGACTGGAGAATCCATATGCCAGCTTTAAGGAATTAGGAGAATTATTGGAACCTACTTTAAGTAAGTCAGGGGTTAATCATAGGCTGCGTCGAATTAATAAGTTGGCAGATAGACTTAGAGATGAACGAAATCTATCAAGTTAA
- the rpoN gene encoding RNA polymerase factor sigma-54 has product MKLTPEISLEQKQELIMTPKLQQAIELLQLSKLELNQRLEQEMLENPVLERAEEEGEEVEEDLTDEFEDVDWEDYFVDSSSNYKVNNYDQDEDEYNYENFVSASLTLEEHLLHQLHLLQLSSQQIKIGEYIIGSLDNNGFLDTSITQLSKELKVEESGVEEVLAKIQQFDPTGVAAKDLQDSLLIQIDNLVLEAEKKELMNKIVTDHFELVSKNQLRKLSKELSIGLEKIQQLVDLIKMLHPNPANLYTKEVDTKYIEPDLIVEKINGRYVVTMEQDSTPRLRINAYYQKLLKKFKSDAKAKEYLQEKINSALWLIKSIEQRRMTIYRIAEVIVDLQQEFLERGLKYLRPMTMQDVAEEIDMHESTVSRATTSKYIQTPRGLFELKFFFSPGLETKTGEVFSAISIKKMIKDILAKEDKKKPLSDQKIADKLEERGVEVSRRTVSKYRNELEIPSSTQRRRYS; this is encoded by the coding sequence ATGAAATTAACTCCTGAAATATCTTTAGAGCAGAAGCAAGAGCTGATCATGACTCCTAAGCTGCAGCAGGCTATTGAATTATTACAGCTATCCAAACTGGAATTGAACCAGCGTTTAGAACAGGAGATGTTGGAGAATCCTGTTTTAGAAAGGGCAGAGGAAGAAGGTGAAGAGGTAGAAGAAGATCTGACAGATGAATTTGAAGATGTAGATTGGGAGGATTATTTTGTAGACTCCAGTTCGAATTATAAAGTTAATAATTATGATCAAGATGAAGATGAGTATAACTACGAAAATTTTGTTTCAGCTTCGCTTACGCTTGAAGAACATTTACTCCATCAACTACATTTATTACAGCTAAGCTCTCAACAGATAAAGATTGGAGAATATATTATCGGTTCCCTTGATAATAATGGCTTTTTAGATACTTCTATAACTCAATTAAGTAAGGAATTAAAAGTAGAGGAGAGTGGGGTAGAAGAGGTTTTAGCTAAGATCCAACAGTTTGACCCAACCGGAGTGGCAGCTAAGGACTTACAGGATTCTCTTTTAATTCAGATTGATAATTTGGTATTAGAGGCTGAGAAGAAGGAATTAATGAATAAAATTGTAACTGATCACTTTGAATTAGTAAGTAAAAATCAGCTTCGGAAATTATCTAAAGAGTTGAGTATTGGTCTTGAAAAGATTCAGCAGCTAGTTGATTTAATAAAGATGCTGCATCCGAATCCGGCTAATCTATATACTAAAGAGGTAGATACTAAATATATTGAACCGGATTTAATAGTTGAAAAGATTAATGGTAGATATGTAGTAACTATGGAACAGGATTCTACTCCTCGGCTTAGAATTAATGCTTACTATCAAAAGTTATTAAAGAAGTTTAAATCGGATGCTAAGGCTAAAGAATATCTTCAGGAAAAGATTAACTCTGCTCTCTGGTTAATTAAAAGTATTGAGCAGCGAAGAATGACAATTTATCGCATTGCTGAAGTAATTGTTGATCTTCAGCAGGAGTTTTTAGAACGAGGTCTGAAGTATCTGCGTCCGATGACAATGCAGGATGTAGCTGAAGAGATTGATATGCATGAATCAACTGTCAGCCGGGCTACTACCAGCAAATATATACAGACTCCTCGCGGCTTATTTGAATTGAAATTCTTCTTTTCACCAGGACTTGAAACTAAGACTGGAGAGGTATTTTCAGCAATCAGTATTAAGAAAATGATCAAGGATATATTAGCTAAAGAGGATAAAAAGAAGCCTTTGAGTGATCAAAAGATAGCTGATAAGCTAGAGGAGAGGGGAGTTGAAGTATCACGCCGGACAGTTTCTAAGTATAGAAATGAATTAGAAATTCCCTCTTCTACTCAGCGGAGAAGATATAGTTAA
- a CDS encoding sugar-binding transcriptional regulator yields the protein MKELIRLQQKIAPGLIKVVERRYNILRTIFYSQPIGRRRLAEKIGVSERKVRNDLDFLKERYLVNSTSAGTKITETGKELFYQLDNYIRVLRGLDNLESKLKHELGLKEVYIVPGSEDEAKAQQELGRRAARLLKEKLENNDVLAVNGGTTLAAVADFMLANNGATDITVVPARGGLGEEVEIQANTIAAQIANKLGGRYRLLHLPDNLDQTVVNTLIQKPQIKEVLNLAKEADILIHGIGTAEVMARRRQVDSLELEKILEAGAVGEAFGYYFNQTGEIVYSTTSLGVQLEDLKKKVGKTIAVAGGKKKAGAIISVVSDEYQDMLITDREAAEEILDLLRG from the coding sequence ATGAAAGAATTGATTAGATTACAGCAAAAGATTGCTCCTGGATTAATAAAAGTAGTGGAAAGACGATATAATATATTGCGAACTATCTTTTATAGCCAACCGATAGGTAGAAGGCGGCTGGCAGAAAAGATAGGTGTCAGCGAACGAAAGGTTAGAAATGACCTTGATTTCTTAAAAGAACGCTATCTTGTCAATTCTACAAGTGCTGGAACTAAAATAACCGAGACTGGCAAGGAATTATTCTATCAATTAGATAATTATATTAGGGTTTTACGCGGATTGGATAATTTAGAATCAAAGCTAAAACATGAACTCGGATTGAAAGAAGTCTATATTGTGCCAGGCAGCGAAGATGAAGCTAAAGCACAGCAGGAACTAGGTAGAAGAGCAGCCAGATTACTTAAAGAAAAGCTAGAGAACAATGATGTTCTGGCTGTAAATGGCGGTACTACCTTAGCTGCTGTAGCGGATTTTATGCTTGCCAACAATGGGGCAACAGATATTACTGTAGTACCAGCACGCGGCGGTTTGGGAGAAGAAGTAGAAATTCAGGCTAATACAATAGCAGCTCAGATAGCCAATAAGCTGGGGGGGAGATATAGGCTTTTACATCTTCCGGATAATCTTGACCAGACAGTGGTTAATACTTTAATTCAAAAACCACAGATTAAAGAAGTATTAAATCTGGCTAAAGAAGCGGATATTCTAATCCATGGAATAGGGACTGCTGAAGTTATGGCCCGTCGCCGTCAGGTTGATTCCTTAGAACTTGAAAAGATTTTAGAGGCTGGAGCTGTAGGAGAAGCCTTTGGCTATTACTTCAATCAAACAGGTGAAATAGTCTATTCTACAACTAGCCTGGGGGTTCAACTGGAAGACTTAAAGAAGAAAGTTGGAAAGACTATTGCTGTAGCGGGAGGAAAAAAGAAGGCCGGAGCAATCATTTCAGTAGTTTCTGATGAATACCAGGATATGTTAATTACAGATAGAGAAGCAGCAGAAGAGATATTGGATCTTTTGAGGGGGTGA
- the gap gene encoding type I glyceraldehyde-3-phosphate dehydrogenase — MTKKIAINGFGRIGRNIFRIIQQREDVDLEIVAINDLTDADNLAYLLKYDSVHGRYDGEVEVGENGIKVDGKDYEVTSESDPANLDWSGKDIDIVIEATGVFRRREQLEKHLKAGADKVVLTVPAKDKIDSTIVLGVNDDDLDESDQIVSNASCTTNCLAPMAKVLNDEFGIEKGLITTVHGYTASQSILDAPAKKTRRGRTAAENIIPTTTGAAIATTKVLPELEGKINGMAMRVPVPDGSVVDGVFDLETDVTVKEVNEAFKKAAEGEMEGILGYTEDELVSRDIIGSPYSSLIDAQSTMMIANNQIKVLSWYDNEWGYSNRVIELADRL; from the coding sequence ATGACAAAAAAGATTGCAATTAATGGATTTGGAAGAATTGGGCGGAATATATTCAGAATTATTCAACAGAGAGAAGATGTGGACTTGGAGATAGTAGCCATTAATGATTTAACTGATGCTGATAATCTGGCTTATCTACTTAAGTATGATTCTGTTCACGGTAGATATGATGGAGAAGTAGAAGTCGGCGAGAATGGTATCAAAGTTGACGGTAAAGATTATGAGGTTACTTCTGAATCTGATCCGGCTAATTTAGACTGGTCTGGTAAGGATATCGATATTGTTATTGAAGCTACTGGTGTTTTTCGCCGGCGAGAACAGCTCGAAAAGCATCTAAAGGCGGGGGCTGATAAGGTTGTATTGACTGTTCCGGCTAAAGATAAGATTGACAGCACTATTGTCTTAGGAGTTAATGATGATGATTTAGATGAGTCTGACCAGATTGTTTCCAATGCTTCCTGTACTACTAACTGCTTAGCTCCTATGGCTAAGGTGTTAAATGATGAATTTGGAATTGAAAAAGGGTTAATTACTACTGTTCACGGTTATACAGCTAGTCAATCAATCTTGGATGCACCAGCTAAGAAGACCCGTCGAGGTAGAACAGCTGCTGAAAATATTATTCCTACAACTACTGGTGCTGCTATTGCTACTACTAAGGTGCTGCCGGAACTAGAAGGTAAAATTAATGGTATGGCTATGCGAGTACCGGTGCCGGATGGTTCTGTAGTTGATGGAGTATTTGATTTAGAAACAGATGTAACAGTTAAAGAAGTAAATGAAGCCTTTAAGAAAGCAGCTGAAGGAGAAATGGAAGGAATTTTAGGTTATACAGAAGATGAGCTAGTTTCTCGTGATATTATTGGTTCTCCTTATTCTTCTTTAATTGATGCCCAGTCAACTATGATGATTGCTAATAATCAGATCAAGGTTCTTTCTTGGTATGATAATGAATGGGGCTATTCTAATCGAGTAATAGAGTTAGCGGATAGATTATAA
- a CDS encoding phosphoglycerate kinase, whose amino-acid sequence MEKKTLKDVDVEDKQVLVRVDFNVPMENGEVTDDNRIRAALPTIEYLMEAEAKVILMAHLGRPGGEVKEELRLDPVAKELANLLNEEVVKVDETVGQEAKKAVSQLESGEALLLENTRFNPGEKKNDSEFAQKLSELADVYVNDAFGATHRAHASTAGVAEYVEEAVPGFLIQNEIKTMKGAIDNPERPFVAIIGGAKVSDKIEVIKSLLDKVDSLLIGGGMANTFIAAQDYEIGDSLVEEDKIDLAKELLELAEEKGVNLVLPEDVVIADDFAADAEHKAVGIDEIEAGWQALDIGPETVDEFSQIVKQAKTIVWNGPMGVFEMDAFAKGTNQLAEVLAKLEATTIIGGGDSAAAVRKAGLDKEMTHISTGGGASLQLWQGKPLPAVEVLDNK is encoded by the coding sequence ATGGAAAAGAAAACACTTAAGGATGTAGATGTTGAAGATAAACAGGTATTGGTACGCGTGGACTTTAATGTACCGATGGAAAACGGAGAAGTAACTGATGATAATCGTATTAGAGCTGCTTTACCAACTATTGAATATTTAATGGAGGCTGAAGCAAAAGTAATTTTGATGGCCCATTTAGGACGGCCTGGTGGTGAGGTTAAAGAAGAATTGAGACTGGATCCAGTAGCCAAAGAATTGGCTAATCTATTGAATGAAGAAGTAGTTAAAGTGGATGAAACTGTAGGGCAAGAAGCTAAGAAAGCGGTATCTCAGTTGGAATCTGGGGAAGCATTATTGCTGGAGAATACCCGTTTCAATCCAGGTGAAAAGAAGAATGATTCTGAATTTGCTCAAAAACTGTCCGAATTAGCTGATGTTTATGTCAATGATGCTTTTGGAGCAACCCATAGAGCCCATGCTTCAACTGCGGGAGTAGCAGAGTATGTGGAAGAAGCAGTGCCTGGTTTTCTGATTCAGAATGAAATTAAGACTATGAAGGGAGCCATCGATAATCCTGAACGCCCCTTTGTAGCAATTATTGGTGGAGCAAAAGTTTCTGATAAGATTGAAGTTATTAAATCTTTATTGGATAAGGTGGATTCTCTCTTAATCGGTGGCGGCATGGCCAATACTTTTATTGCTGCCCAGGATTATGAAATAGGTGATTCTTTAGTCGAAGAGGATAAGATTGATTTAGCTAAAGAGTTACTTGAATTAGCAGAGGAGAAAGGAGTTAATCTAGTACTACCAGAGGATGTAGTAATTGCTGATGATTTTGCAGCTGATGCTGAACATAAAGCAGTTGGTATAGATGAAATTGAAGCCGGGTGGCAGGCTTTAGATATCGGCCCTGAAACAGTAGATGAATTTTCTCAGATAGTGAAGCAGGCTAAAACAATAGTCTGGAATGGACCGATGGGAGTTTTTGAAATGGATGCGTTTGCTAAAGGGACCAACCAATTGGCTGAGGTCTTAGCTAAGCTGGAGGCTACTACAATCATTGGCGGCGGCGATTCAGCTGCAGCAGTAAGAAAGGCTGGATTAGATAAAGAAATGACCCATATTTCTACTGGCGGAGGTGCTTCTTTACAGTTATGGCAGGGCAAGCCTCTACCGGCAGTAGAAGTCTTAGATAACAAATAA